The following are encoded in a window of Geobacter metallireducens GS-15 genomic DNA:
- a CDS encoding FliA/WhiG family RNA polymerase sigma factor: MNCLVKAYEQEAQRSSAQSRDELIVTHLPLVKFLVGRIATQLPPHLDQDDLMSAAVIGLITAAERFDPSRGVQFKTFAEQRIRGTIIDELRSQDWLTRSLRDKFKKLEREFVMLEHRLGRNPTSEEVAKSLEISVDDYHHMLEEIHLLSFVSLDESWEDEDGSPFGLLDILEDKGVENPQSQLMARQMLDTLTEAIEGLPEKERLVITFYYYEELNLKEIGAVLDLSESRISQLHSQAIVRLRAKMKNMR; the protein is encoded by the coding sequence ATGAACTGTCTGGTAAAGGCATACGAGCAGGAGGCTCAGCGTTCGTCGGCCCAGTCCCGCGACGAGCTGATCGTTACCCATCTCCCCCTGGTGAAATTTCTGGTGGGACGGATCGCGACCCAGTTACCCCCCCACCTGGACCAGGATGATCTCATGAGCGCCGCCGTTATCGGTCTCATCACCGCCGCCGAGCGGTTCGACCCATCCCGGGGGGTGCAGTTCAAGACCTTTGCCGAACAGCGGATCAGGGGGACCATCATCGACGAGCTCCGTTCCCAGGACTGGCTCACCCGGTCCCTGCGGGACAAGTTCAAGAAGCTGGAGCGGGAGTTCGTGATGCTGGAGCACCGGCTCGGCCGCAACCCAACCAGCGAAGAGGTGGCCAAGTCCCTGGAAATCAGCGTGGACGACTACCACCACATGCTGGAGGAGATTCACCTCCTCTCCTTCGTTAGTCTCGACGAGTCGTGGGAGGACGAGGACGGCAGCCCCTTCGGGCTTCTGGATATCCTGGAGGATAAGGGGGTCGAGAATCCCCAGAGCCAGCTCATGGCCCGGCAGATGCTCGATACGCTCACCGAGGCCATCGAGGGACTCCCCGAGAAAGAGCGGCTCGTGATCACCTTCTACTACTACGAGGAACTGAACCTGAAGGAGATCGGCGCGGTGCTTGATCTCTCCGAGTCGCGCATCTCCCAGCTCCACAGCCAGGCCATCGTCCGTCTGCGGGCGAAGATGAAGAACATGAGGTGA
- the flgF gene encoding flagellar basal-body rod protein FlgF: protein MNSGIYSALTGNVAAMKRLDVLSNNLANVNTPGFKKDRMTFESMLQTVGAQPRPGGGTDAPVFAETTFFTDYSPGSVKQTGNPFDLAIDGDGFFAVTTADGQRAYTRQGNFRLDSTGRLVTADGAQVAGGVVIAGGKVDINGKGEVLVDGSQVGRLEVVDFPKPYALQKLGGGLFVPADPQATPNPVTGEKVMQGAIEESNVNTVQEMVQLIETNRYFEMCSKVVKAYDDLTGKAANEIGKI, encoded by the coding sequence ATGAACAGCGGTATCTATTCGGCACTCACGGGGAACGTCGCGGCCATGAAACGGCTCGATGTGCTGTCCAACAACCTGGCCAACGTCAACACCCCTGGTTTCAAGAAGGACCGGATGACCTTCGAGAGCATGCTCCAGACGGTGGGAGCCCAGCCCCGTCCCGGCGGCGGCACCGATGCACCGGTATTCGCGGAGACCACCTTCTTCACCGACTACTCCCCCGGCTCCGTGAAGCAGACCGGCAACCCCTTCGATCTGGCCATAGACGGTGACGGCTTCTTCGCCGTCACTACAGCCGACGGGCAGCGGGCCTACACCCGGCAGGGGAATTTCCGCCTCGATTCGACCGGCCGGCTCGTGACCGCTGACGGCGCCCAGGTGGCCGGCGGCGTCGTTATTGCTGGGGGAAAGGTGGACATCAACGGCAAGGGGGAGGTCTTGGTGGACGGGAGCCAGGTGGGGCGGCTGGAGGTGGTCGATTTTCCCAAGCCCTATGCCCTCCAGAAGCTCGGCGGCGGGCTCTTCGTGCCGGCCGACCCCCAGGCCACGCCCAATCCGGTGACCGGTGAGAAGGTGATGCAGGGGGCCATCGAGGAGTCCAACGTGAACACCGTCCAGGAGATGGTGCAGCTCATCGAGACGAACCGCTACTTCGAGATGTGCTCCAAGGTGGTCAAGGCCTACGACGACCTGACCGGCAAGGCGGCTAACGAAATCGGGAAGATCTAG
- the flgG gene encoding flagellar basal-body rod protein FlgG: MIRALWTAASGMQAQQTNIDVVANNLANVNTAGFKKSRADFQDLMYQNMKTTGSPSTNTTQVPSGIQIGLGAKLAAVTKIFTIGNINQTGNELDMAIEGDGFYQIQMPDGTTTYTRSGAFKRDSQGRVVTSDGYPLIPEIVIPNNATAINIGNDGTVSVSQAGQKSPTNVGNIQLAMFSNPSGLLAIGKNLFQESDSSGNATTGTPGQNGLGTTAQGFLEMSNVSVMEEMVNMITGQRAYEVNSKAVQTADEMLQTANSLKR, from the coding sequence ATGATCAGAGCACTGTGGACGGCGGCCTCAGGGATGCAGGCCCAGCAGACGAACATCGACGTCGTCGCTAACAACCTGGCCAACGTCAACACCGCGGGGTTCAAGAAGAGCCGGGCCGACTTCCAGGATCTCATGTACCAGAACATGAAGACCACCGGTTCCCCCTCCACCAACACCACACAGGTGCCGTCCGGCATCCAGATCGGTCTCGGGGCCAAGCTGGCGGCGGTCACCAAGATCTTTACCATCGGTAACATTAACCAGACCGGCAACGAGCTGGATATGGCCATCGAGGGGGACGGCTTCTACCAAATCCAGATGCCCGACGGCACCACCACCTACACTCGTTCCGGCGCCTTCAAGCGGGACAGCCAGGGGCGTGTGGTCACTTCCGACGGCTATCCCCTGATCCCCGAGATTGTCATCCCCAACAACGCCACAGCCATCAACATCGGCAACGACGGGACCGTTTCCGTCTCCCAGGCGGGGCAGAAGAGCCCCACCAACGTAGGAAACATCCAGCTGGCCATGTTCTCCAACCCGTCGGGGCTTCTGGCCATCGGCAAGAACCTCTTCCAGGAGTCCGACTCCTCGGGCAACGCCACCACCGGCACGCCGGGCCAGAACGGCCTGGGCACCACGGCCCAGGGGTTCCTGGAGATGAGTAACGTGAGCGTCATGGAAGAGATGGTGAACATGATCACGGGGCAGCGGGCCTACGAGGTGAACTCCAAGGCGGTCCAGACCGCCGACGAGATGCTCCAGACGGCCAACAGCCTCAAGCGGTAA